TTCCGGGTACAGAAACAACTTTTACATCTCTTATGCCATGGTCAGCCAACATTTTTTCGGCAACCTCTTTACCAGTCATTCCATTTGACAATGGGACTAAAGAATATTTTTTGAATTTGTT
This region of Flavobacteriales bacterium genomic DNA includes:
- a CDS encoding zinc metallopeptidase → MIWLIIIFFMIVGGIVSSRLKNKFKKYSLVPLSNGMTGKEVAEKMLADHGIRDVKVVSVPG